The following are encoded in a window of Sutcliffiella horikoshii genomic DNA:
- a CDS encoding Na(+)/H(+) antiporter subunit B yields MKVNDLILQTTTTLLTFIILIFSVYLFFAGHYTPGGGFIGGLMTAAALVLLLLAFDKKTVQKALPFNYLSIAAVGLMISIITGVIALFFDVPFLTHTFGYVELPLLGETALTSTLPFDLGVYLVVVGIAMTIIQTIGESE; encoded by the coding sequence GTGAAAGTAAATGATTTAATCTTACAAACCACCACTACCCTTTTAACGTTTATCATCTTAATCTTCTCGGTCTATCTTTTCTTTGCCGGACACTACACTCCAGGCGGAGGATTTATCGGAGGGTTGATGACAGCTGCTGCTCTGGTGCTACTTTTACTTGCTTTTGACAAAAAAACCGTACAAAAAGCACTACCATTCAACTATCTATCGATTGCAGCTGTGGGATTAATGATATCCATCATTACAGGGGTCATTGCTCTTTTCTTTGATGTACCTTTTCTAACTCATACCTTTGGTTATGTGGAGTTGCCCTTACTCGGGGAAACTGCACTAACTTCTACTTTACCGTTTGATTTGGGTGTATATTTAGTAGTGGTAGGGATTGCAATGACCATTATTCAAACGATAGGAGAGAGTGAATAA
- a CDS encoding Na(+)/H(+) antiporter subunit C: MEIIMTIVAGVLIATATYLMLSRSILRIIIGTALLSHGAHLLLLTMGGLKRGAAPLLGQEADAYTDPLPQALILTAIVIAFGVTSFILVLAYRAYQELKTDDMDQLRGNENHE, translated from the coding sequence ATGGAGATTATCATGACTATCGTAGCGGGGGTACTAATTGCAACCGCTACTTACCTAATGTTATCCCGAAGCATTTTACGTATTATAATCGGAACAGCACTATTATCCCACGGAGCCCATTTGTTGTTATTGACCATGGGGGGATTAAAAAGAGGAGCTGCACCTTTACTTGGCCAAGAAGCAGATGCATATACCGACCCGTTGCCTCAAGCTTTAATATTAACGGCAATCGTTATTGCATTTGGTGTCACTTCCTTTATATTAGTTCTTGCCTATAGGGCTTACCAGGAACTAAAAACAGATGATATGGATCAATTAAGGGGAAATGAAAATCATGAATAA
- a CDS encoding Na+/H+ antiporter subunit D, translated as MNNLVILPILIPLITATLLLLIPKKVKLQKVISVISLTATTIAAMVLVHTVYLNGIQTLEIGSWRPPFGIVLVADMFASLLVLTGVIVSFTCVLFSFRNIGKDRENFFFYAFTQFLITGVMGAFLTGDLFNLFVFFEVMLMSSYALIVLGGTRIQLRESIKYLLVNIISSALFVIALAYLYGLVGTLNMADVSSKIAQSGQTDIVTVVAILFLIVFGLKGGIFPLYFWLPGSYQAPPYAITAIFGALLTKVGVYSIYRIFTLIFYHEPQITHQIIAALAIITILIGAIGAIAYWDVKKILIYNIVTAVGVIIYGIAIATETGYAGGIYYLVHDMVIKGALFLLAGAMFTITGTDNIKKMGGMIKRHPLLGWMFFTACLALAGIPPLSGFVGKILLAQGGLEQEHYIFVGVMLFSSLLVLYSVMKIFMNCFFREEVLSPKEEKGTTKGLVYPSVILIALSAFLGLGAEFVYPYVFEAAETLMDPSIYIQAVLKE; from the coding sequence ATGAATAACTTAGTTATATTACCGATACTGATCCCTTTAATCACCGCAACACTATTATTGCTCATACCTAAAAAGGTGAAGCTTCAAAAAGTGATCAGCGTCATTTCGTTAACAGCTACAACCATTGCAGCAATGGTTCTTGTACATACTGTATATCTTAATGGCATTCAAACATTGGAAATAGGAAGTTGGAGGCCGCCATTTGGCATCGTGCTCGTAGCTGACATGTTTGCCTCCCTCCTTGTACTAACTGGTGTGATTGTGAGTTTCACTTGCGTCCTTTTCTCCTTTCGTAATATTGGGAAGGACAGAGAGAACTTTTTCTTCTATGCTTTTACACAATTTTTGATCACAGGGGTTATGGGAGCATTTCTTACAGGCGACCTGTTCAACCTGTTCGTATTCTTTGAGGTAATGCTAATGTCCTCCTATGCTTTGATAGTATTAGGTGGAACTAGAATTCAACTTAGAGAGTCTATCAAATATCTATTGGTTAACATTATCTCCTCTGCTTTATTTGTAATAGCCCTAGCGTATTTATACGGATTAGTAGGGACACTGAATATGGCAGATGTGTCGAGTAAGATTGCACAATCCGGTCAAACGGATATTGTGACAGTAGTGGCCATTCTTTTCTTAATCGTATTCGGATTAAAAGGTGGAATTTTCCCATTATACTTTTGGCTGCCTGGATCCTATCAGGCGCCACCATACGCCATTACTGCCATTTTTGGTGCTTTGTTAACAAAAGTCGGTGTATATTCCATCTATAGAATATTCACGTTGATTTTTTATCACGAGCCGCAAATTACTCATCAAATTATTGCTGCTTTGGCCATCATCACCATCCTTATTGGTGCTATCGGAGCAATCGCTTATTGGGATGTTAAGAAAATATTGATTTATAATATTGTCACAGCAGTGGGAGTCATCATTTACGGAATCGCCATTGCTACTGAAACAGGTTATGCAGGCGGGATTTATTATCTTGTTCATGATATGGTCATAAAAGGAGCCCTGTTTTTATTGGCAGGAGCGATGTTTACCATAACAGGGACGGATAATATAAAAAAAATGGGTGGAATGATTAAACGTCATCCACTATTAGGATGGATGTTCTTCACCGCATGCCTGGCGCTTGCAGGAATTCCTCCTCTAAGCGGGTTCGTTGGAAAAATCCTTCTCGCTCAAGGCGGTTTAGAACAGGAACATTATATCTTCGTAGGAGTCATGCTTTTCAGTAGTTTGCTGGTATTGTATTCCGTAATGAAGATATTCATGAACTGTTTCTTTAGGGAAGAAGTATTAAGTCCAAAAGAAGAAAAAGGTACAACCAAGGGCCTTGTTTATCCTTCAGTCATTTTGATCGCACTCTCTGCTTTCCTTGGTCTAGGAGCAGAATTCGTATATCCATACGTTTTTGAGGCGGCAGAAACATTGATGGATCCATCCATCTATATCCAAGCAGTTTTAAAGGAGTAG
- a CDS encoding Na+/H+ antiporter subunit E, with protein sequence MAFQILINVVIAFSWMFLKNQWAFPDFIIGYFWGLVILFLMRRFLPGRFYFERVLAAGRLFFLFLRELVLANVQVIRDILRPKLKIEPGIFAMPTELKSEWEITLLSLLITLTPGTLVMDISDDNKILYIHAMNIPDADQAVAEIKNTFEKAIMEVTR encoded by the coding sequence ATGGCTTTTCAAATTTTGATAAATGTAGTTATTGCATTCAGTTGGATGTTTCTTAAAAACCAATGGGCCTTTCCCGACTTTATCATTGGGTACTTCTGGGGGCTTGTTATCTTATTTTTAATGAGAAGGTTTCTTCCCGGACGGTTTTATTTTGAACGGGTGCTGGCAGCCGGAAGACTATTTTTCCTGTTTTTGCGGGAACTTGTTCTTGCAAATGTACAAGTAATTCGTGATATTTTGCGACCTAAACTAAAAATTGAACCGGGAATTTTCGCGATGCCGACAGAGCTGAAAAGTGAATGGGAAATCACATTGCTATCCCTATTAATAACTTTAACTCCAGGTACATTGGTAATGGATATTTCTGATGATAATAAGATTCTCTATATTCATGCCATGAATATCCCAGATGCAGATCAGGCAGTAGCAGAGATAAAAAACACCTTTGAAAAAGCTATCATGGAGGTGACCCGTTAA
- a CDS encoding Na(+)/H(+) antiporter subunit F1, whose amino-acid sequence MIESTFDLLLSISLIIISIATLGLVYRVIKGPSVPDRVMALDSIGINLIAITAITSIMLRTDAFLEVILLLGVIAFVGTVAFSKFLQKGEIIEYDRDN is encoded by the coding sequence ATGATTGAAAGCACATTTGACTTATTGCTATCCATCAGCTTAATTATCATCTCCATCGCAACTTTAGGACTTGTTTACCGAGTTATCAAAGGTCCTTCCGTACCAGACCGTGTAATGGCATTAGATTCTATTGGAATCAATCTAATTGCCATTACAGCCATCACCTCTATCATGTTAAGAACAGATGCCTTCTTAGAAGTTATCCTTTTATTAGGGGTCATTGCTTTTGTAGGTACCGTCGCGTTTTCTAAATTTCTGCAAAAAGGAGAGATAATCGAGTATGACAGAGACAATTAA
- the mnhG gene encoding monovalent cation/H(+) antiporter subunit G, whose amino-acid sequence MTETINIFIGIVVLLGSLLSLVTTIGLIRLPDVYTRSHAASKSATLGVLLILVGALLYFWFADNYFSARLVLGIVFVFITAPVAGHLISRAAYYTNVPLWGETVQDDLKTKERPKTKKEVEKRQKVHTEA is encoded by the coding sequence ATGACAGAGACAATTAACATATTCATTGGCATTGTCGTACTGCTAGGTTCTCTTCTAAGCTTAGTAACGACCATCGGCTTAATTAGACTACCGGATGTTTATACACGCAGTCACGCAGCCTCCAAGAGCGCCACACTTGGTGTCTTGTTGATTCTAGTTGGTGCCTTACTATATTTCTGGTTTGCAGACAATTATTTTAGTGCACGCTTGGTACTTGGGATCGTATTTGTCTTTATTACAGCTCCTGTTGCAGGTCACCTCATATCAAGAGCAGCCTATTATACAAACGTTCCTCTTTGGGGAGAGACAGTTCAGGACGATTTAAAGACAAAAGAGCGACCTAAAACAAAGAAGGAAGTAGAAAAAAGACAAAAGGTCCACACTGAGGCATAA
- a CDS encoding iron-containing alcohol dehydrogenase, with amino-acid sequence MDNFTFYNPTKLIFGKGQLETLPQEMEAYGKNVLLVYGGGSIKRRGLYDDVINTLHKAGATVTELAGVEPNPRLSTVRKGVELCKENQIDFLLAVGGGSVIDCTKAIAAGAKYDGDVWDIVLKKQIATEALPFGTVLTLAATGSEMNAGSVITNWETNEKYGWGSPVTFPKFSILDPVNTFSVPKDHTVYGIVDMMSHVLEQYFHQTTNTPLQDRMCEAVLTTVMETAPKLLEDLESYEHRETILYNGTIALNGMLQMGYRGDWATHGIEHAVSAIYDIPHAGGLAILFPNWMEHVMDANLGRFKQLAVRVFGVQDNGSTDKEIALEGIRRLREFWSSLGAPTRLADYDIDDKNIDKMAEHVMSQGTVGNFKSLSHEDVTSILKASL; translated from the coding sequence ATGGATAATTTTACTTTTTATAATCCAACAAAACTAATATTCGGCAAAGGGCAACTAGAAACGTTGCCACAGGAAATGGAAGCTTACGGTAAGAACGTTCTCCTTGTTTATGGTGGAGGAAGTATTAAGAGAAGGGGGCTTTATGATGATGTGATTAACACTTTACATAAAGCAGGGGCAACGGTTACGGAGCTTGCTGGGGTGGAACCTAACCCGAGATTATCTACAGTGAGAAAAGGTGTCGAGCTTTGTAAAGAAAATCAAATTGACTTCCTTTTGGCTGTTGGTGGAGGCAGTGTAATTGATTGTACGAAAGCAATCGCTGCAGGTGCCAAATATGATGGTGACGTTTGGGATATTGTACTTAAAAAGCAAATTGCAACAGAGGCTCTTCCATTTGGAACAGTATTGACTCTTGCTGCAACAGGCTCTGAAATGAATGCAGGATCTGTTATTACAAATTGGGAAACGAATGAAAAATACGGATGGGGCAGTCCTGTGACGTTTCCGAAATTCTCCATTCTAGACCCGGTTAATACCTTTTCAGTGCCAAAAGATCACACGGTTTACGGGATTGTTGATATGATGTCACATGTGTTAGAGCAGTATTTCCATCAGACTACAAACACCCCGCTACAAGATCGTATGTGCGAGGCTGTTCTAACGACTGTGATGGAAACGGCTCCCAAGCTTTTAGAAGACCTGGAGAGCTATGAGCACCGAGAGACGATTCTTTACAATGGAACCATCGCGCTTAATGGTATGTTGCAGATGGGCTATCGCGGGGATTGGGCTACTCATGGCATTGAGCATGCCGTTTCTGCCATCTATGATATTCCGCACGCAGGTGGATTGGCTATCCTGTTCCCGAATTGGATGGAGCATGTCATGGACGCGAACCTAGGCCGATTTAAACAATTGGCTGTTAGGGTGTTTGGCGTCCAAGATAATGGCTCTACAGACAAAGAAATAGCTTTAGAGGGCATTCGCAGACTTCGTGAATTCTGGTCAAGCCTTGGCGCTCCTACACGTTTAGCTGATTATGATATTGATGATAAAAATATCGATAAAATGGCTGAACATGTGATGTCACAAGGAACCGTAGGGAATTTTAAATCACTTTCACATGAAGATGTCACTTCCATTTTGAAAGCATCCTTATAA
- a CDS encoding DUF378 domain-containing protein, giving the protein MSTIQRIALVLTIVGAINWGLIGFFQFDLVAAIFGGQSAALSRIIYGLVGIAGLINLGLLFVPSEQHEREVEPRTTR; this is encoded by the coding sequence ATGAGTACTATTCAACGTATCGCACTAGTACTGACTATTGTCGGAGCTATTAACTGGGGATTGATTGGTTTCTTCCAATTCGATCTTGTAGCAGCTATTTTTGGCGGCCAAAGCGCAGCCTTATCCCGTATCATATACGGTCTGGTTGGAATCGCCGGACTAATCAACCTTGGACTTCTTTTCGTCCCATCTGAGCAGCACGAAAGAGAAGTAGAACCAAGAACAACTCGATAA
- the yugI gene encoding S1 domain-containing post-transcriptional regulator GSP13 — protein MSDKFEIGSVLTGKVTGIQPYGAFVALDEETQGLVHISEITHGYVKDVNEHLKMGDEVQVKVLSVDEKSNKISLSIKATQEAPAEAPAAAPRKPKKRQATVVKNHTEAAPGGFNTLKDKLEEWIEQSNRNDLIKK, from the coding sequence ATGTCTGATAAATTCGAAATTGGAAGTGTATTAACTGGGAAAGTAACGGGTATTCAACCTTACGGAGCGTTCGTTGCGCTTGACGAAGAAACTCAAGGTCTTGTTCATATTTCTGAAATTACGCACGGTTATGTGAAAGATGTAAACGAACATTTGAAAATGGGCGATGAGGTTCAAGTAAAGGTTCTTTCTGTTGACGAAAAGTCTAACAAAATCAGCTTGTCCATCAAAGCTACTCAAGAAGCTCCTGCTGAAGCTCCAGCAGCTGCACCAAGAAAGCCTAAGAAGCGTCAAGCTACTGTAGTGAAAAACCACACAGAAGCAGCTCCTGGCGGTTTCAACACGCTTAAAGACAAACTAGAAGAGTGGATCGAGCAATCCAACCGTAACGACCTAATCAAGAAGTAA
- a CDS encoding helix-turn-helix domain-containing protein: MRNIGENIRFYRERAKMTAAELALKIRVGTGTIEKYESGLQTPDMQTILKISTVLDVPASELLESFTSKNSTGLDPELEELIKEVGIKRAKLILRKAKDYTDEDFLNVMQILYEKKYSTQ; encoded by the coding sequence ATGAGAAATATTGGGGAAAACATCCGCTTTTATCGGGAACGGGCAAAAATGACGGCAGCCGAGCTTGCCTTGAAGATCCGTGTCGGAACCGGCACCATTGAAAAATATGAATCCGGTTTACAAACACCTGACATGCAGACCATTCTTAAGATTTCAACGGTTTTAGATGTACCTGCTTCCGAACTGTTAGAATCCTTTACTTCCAAGAATTCTACAGGTCTAGATCCGGAACTGGAGGAATTGATTAAAGAAGTAGGGATAAAAAGAGCCAAGTTAATTCTCAGGAAAGCTAAAGATTACACAGATGAAGACTTCTTAAATGTAATGCAAATATTGTACGAAAAAAAATATAGCACTCAATAA
- a CDS encoding aminotransferase has protein sequence MRNRVAQHVQQLQPSGIRRFFDLAANMEGVISLGVGEPDFVTSWGVREACIASLHNGHTSYTANAGLLELRKEISRYLVEQFEVEYRPETDVIVTVGASQALDLSIRAIVDPGDEVIVIEPCFVSYAPLIELVGGTAVKVGADAQRGFSIDFDVLESAITERTKAILLCFPNNPTGTMLSKEELIQVSRLVEKHDLLVLSDEIYAELSFDEKFTSFATLPGMKERTILISGFSKGFAMTGWRLGFVAGPTDIIEAMLKIHQYAMMCASTMAQYGAIEALKNGRQDIEAMKKSYRRRRNYFVASLNEIGLDCHNPGGAFYAFPSVKETGLSSQEFAERLLLEEKVAVVPGNVFGESGEGYVRCSYASSLEQLQEAIKRMERFVKQFR, from the coding sequence ATGAGAAACAGAGTAGCGCAACATGTACAACAGCTTCAGCCTTCTGGAATTCGCCGTTTCTTTGATTTAGCTGCGAATATGGAAGGTGTGATTTCCTTAGGGGTGGGCGAACCGGACTTCGTCACATCATGGGGAGTGAGGGAAGCTTGCATTGCTTCTTTACATAATGGTCATACATCTTATACAGCAAATGCAGGGTTGCTTGAATTAAGAAAAGAAATTAGCCGCTACTTAGTAGAGCAATTTGAAGTAGAGTATAGACCGGAAACCGACGTGATTGTCACAGTGGGGGCAAGCCAGGCGTTGGATCTCTCCATCCGTGCAATTGTGGACCCAGGTGATGAAGTGATAGTGATTGAACCGTGCTTCGTTTCCTATGCTCCCCTTATTGAACTGGTTGGTGGTACTGCTGTTAAAGTGGGAGCAGATGCACAGAGAGGGTTCAGCATCGACTTTGATGTATTGGAAAGCGCCATTACAGAGAGAACGAAAGCGATACTTCTGTGTTTTCCAAACAACCCGACAGGTACCATGCTCTCAAAGGAAGAACTCATCCAAGTGAGTCGTCTTGTAGAAAAACATGACTTGTTGGTTTTGTCGGATGAAATTTATGCAGAGCTAAGTTTTGACGAGAAGTTTACAAGCTTTGCGACTCTTCCTGGAATGAAGGAAAGAACCATCCTGATTTCTGGTTTTTCAAAAGGATTTGCCATGACGGGGTGGCGCTTGGGTTTTGTAGCCGGCCCGACGGACATTATAGAAGCGATGCTCAAAATCCATCAGTATGCCATGATGTGCGCTTCTACCATGGCACAGTATGGTGCGATTGAAGCGCTAAAGAATGGTCGTCAAGATATTGAAGCAATGAAAAAAAGCTATCGCAGAAGACGGAATTATTTTGTGGCTTCACTGAACGAGATAGGGCTGGACTGTCATAATCCTGGAGGAGCGTTTTATGCTTTTCCTTCTGTAAAAGAGACCGGACTTAGCTCACAAGAATTCGCAGAAAGATTATTGTTAGAGGAAAAGGTGGCGGTCGTACCCGGAAATGTGTTCGGAGAAAGTGGAGAAGGATATGTTAGATGCTCCTACGCTTCGTCATTGGAACAATTACAGGAAGCGATAAAAAGGATGGAGCGGTTTGTAAAACAATTTCGGTAG
- a CDS encoding Lrp/AsnC family transcriptional regulator, which translates to MQLTEKELDLLQIIEENGRMNIDVLSKMVELTEVETENMLQRLEEKRIIVEYGAVIDWRKVDNFEGVTAMIDVKVTPKREVGFDEIAKNIYRFPEVKSVYLMSGAYDLSVVIEGKSLSQVANFVSEKLSTLDSVISTTTHFILKKYKHDGTIFDQGEDDRRIVVSP; encoded by the coding sequence ATGCAATTAACGGAAAAAGAACTGGACTTGCTGCAGATTATTGAAGAAAACGGAAGAATGAATATAGATGTACTTTCCAAAATGGTCGAACTGACCGAAGTGGAAACAGAAAATATGCTGCAAAGATTGGAAGAAAAGCGAATCATCGTTGAATATGGGGCGGTGATTGATTGGCGAAAAGTCGACAATTTTGAAGGTGTGACCGCAATGATTGATGTGAAGGTGACACCAAAGCGTGAAGTAGGTTTCGATGAGATAGCTAAAAATATTTATCGGTTCCCTGAAGTCAAATCTGTATATTTAATGTCGGGAGCGTATGACTTATCAGTCGTAATTGAAGGAAAATCTCTCTCTCAGGTTGCAAATTTTGTATCTGAAAAGCTTTCCACACTGGACTCGGTAATCTCTACGACCACCCATTTTATTTTAAAGAAATATAAGCATGATGGAACCATCTTTGATCAGGGAGAAGATGATCGCCGAATTGTGGTGTCCCCATGA
- a CDS encoding alpha/beta fold hydrolase: protein MQTNQFTTSIAGINVFYEFHHDSNSPLIHKPTLVLIHGFLSSSFSFRRLIPLLTKEYTVLAIDLPPFGKSGKSKNFVYSYENMAKVVIALLEKLGISRTVLIGHSMGGQISLNISKQKPELVEKVVLLCSSGYLKRMSRSIIYSSRIPYFYVWLKYWLARQGPIQNLLNVVYDHSLIDDEMIAGYTEPFYDDQIFVALTRMIRDREGDLAAEILRKIETPSLLIWGEEDKVVPLEVGKRLHRDLPNSRLITYKKTGHLLPEEKPQDVHDNILDFLQTSP, encoded by the coding sequence ATGCAAACCAATCAATTTACGACCAGTATTGCAGGAATCAATGTGTTTTATGAATTTCACCATGACTCTAACTCTCCCTTAATTCATAAACCGACACTTGTCCTGATCCATGGGTTTCTTTCTTCCTCGTTCAGTTTTCGTCGCTTGATTCCACTGCTGACAAAAGAATATACCGTACTCGCCATTGACCTGCCGCCATTTGGTAAAAGTGGGAAATCCAAAAATTTTGTTTATTCTTATGAAAATATGGCGAAAGTGGTGATTGCCCTTCTCGAAAAGCTGGGAATAAGCCGAACAGTTTTAATAGGTCATTCAATGGGTGGACAGATTTCCTTAAATATCAGCAAGCAAAAACCCGAACTCGTAGAAAAAGTCGTCCTTTTGTGCAGTTCAGGTTATTTAAAAAGGATGAGCCGTTCCATCATTTACTCATCGCGGATTCCATATTTCTATGTTTGGTTGAAATATTGGCTGGCAAGACAAGGCCCTATCCAGAATTTATTGAACGTGGTATATGATCACTCATTAATTGATGATGAGATGATTGCAGGATACACGGAGCCTTTTTATGATGATCAAATATTCGTTGCCTTGACTAGGATGATCCGAGATCGTGAAGGTGATCTCGCTGCAGAGATTTTAAGGAAGATTGAAACACCGAGTCTTTTGATATGGGGGGAAGAAGATAAAGTTGTTCCTCTAGAGGTCGGAAAGAGACTCCATAGAGATTTGCCAAATTCCAGGTTGATTACCTATAAAAAAACGGGACATCTTCTACCTGAGGAAAAGCCGCAAGATGTGCATGATAACATTCTGGACTTTCTGCAAACTTCACCATAA
- a CDS encoding DUF1871 family protein, giving the protein MIKASVNVRLMENLLQWDPLGYGVDAYDTECVDVVQAVHELDDIEKLAKKIQAIYEFSFEQFIPLSNCMDKAKELMVIKNEEDSCSL; this is encoded by the coding sequence GTGATAAAAGCCAGTGTAAATGTTAGGTTAATGGAAAACTTATTGCAATGGGATCCACTTGGGTATGGTGTTGATGCCTATGATACGGAATGTGTGGATGTAGTTCAAGCTGTACATGAACTTGATGATATAGAGAAATTAGCAAAGAAAATTCAAGCTATTTATGAATTCTCTTTTGAACAGTTTATTCCTTTATCCAATTGCATGGACAAAGCAAAAGAACTAATGGTAATAAAAAATGAAGAAGATTCTTGTTCTCTATAA
- a CDS encoding MalY/PatB family protein yields MKSYDFNEIINRKNTSSVKWDETARVFGSSDVLPMWVADMDFKAPQEVTKAIIEKAEHGIYGYTAISTSVHDAVTSWFQKQHGWELKQEWLTYISGVVPALSATIQTFSNPGDKIIVFSPVYYPFYDMVTYNDRKLITSPMEYRNGRYYMDLQDFEAKLDGDVKLLLLCNPHNPGGTVWTREELEQLGKICVKHNIIIVSDDIHADLVFNNYTYYPLASISEDIAMQTVTCIAPTKTFNMAGLQAAAMITSNQALREKLEFFLKKQGHFLLNMLGVSAMEAAYKHGEQWLDEVLSYIEDNMDYAVEYIQKEIPGVEASKPEGTYLLWIDCRKLGLGEEELKRLLLHKGKLALESGSKFGKEGTGFVRMNVACTKATLQEGLQRLKTALR; encoded by the coding sequence ATGAAATCCTATGACTTCAATGAAATTATTAATAGAAAAAATACTTCCAGCGTTAAATGGGATGAAACTGCCCGTGTTTTCGGAAGCAGTGATGTATTGCCGATGTGGGTGGCAGATATGGATTTCAAGGCACCCCAGGAAGTAACCAAAGCAATTATAGAGAAGGCAGAGCATGGAATCTACGGCTACACGGCCATTTCCACCTCCGTCCATGATGCCGTTACAAGCTGGTTTCAAAAACAACACGGCTGGGAGCTAAAACAAGAGTGGCTCACTTATATTTCAGGTGTGGTTCCAGCACTGAGCGCAACCATCCAAACCTTTTCAAATCCAGGTGACAAGATCATTGTTTTTTCCCCTGTCTATTACCCTTTTTATGACATGGTTACATATAATGATCGTAAACTGATTACTAGTCCGATGGAATATAGAAATGGCCGTTATTATATGGATCTTCAGGATTTTGAGGCGAAACTAGATGGCGATGTGAAACTCCTTTTATTATGTAACCCGCATAACCCAGGTGGAACAGTATGGACTCGGGAGGAATTAGAGCAACTTGGTAAAATCTGTGTAAAGCACAATATAATCATAGTCTCTGATGACATACATGCTGATCTTGTATTCAACAATTACACGTATTATCCTCTTGCATCAATTTCTGAGGACATTGCCATGCAGACCGTTACTTGTATTGCTCCGACCAAGACCTTTAACATGGCCGGATTACAGGCTGCCGCAATGATCACTTCCAACCAAGCTCTCCGTGAGAAACTGGAGTTTTTCTTGAAAAAGCAGGGCCATTTTTTATTGAACATGCTGGGTGTTTCAGCAATGGAAGCTGCATACAAGCATGGGGAGCAGTGGCTTGACGAAGTGTTGAGTTATATAGAAGACAACATGGATTACGCAGTGGAATATATTCAGAAAGAGATTCCTGGTGTTGAGGCAAGCAAGCCGGAAGGTACTTACCTGCTCTGGATTGATTGCAGGAAGTTGGGATTAGGAGAAGAAGAATTAAAGCGGCTCCTCCTTCATAAAGGAAAGCTAGCCCTTGAGTCCGGTAGCAAGTTCGGAAAAGAAGGAACCGGCTTCGTTCGGATGAATGTCGCCTGCACAAAAGCCACCCTACAAGAAGGCCTCCAAAGGTTAAAAACCGCTCTAAGGTAA
- a CDS encoding histidine phosphatase family protein translates to MEILLIRHGQSEADILQVHEGRADYPLTELGRMQAKRLACRLNEHCPPDIIWTSTLKRAQETASILADEVGCMLIKEPSLMEYNNGVLAGLPREVAATKYPLPPGGRKPHERIQNGESEIEFRMRVETALSKILAESSAVVRIAIVSHGGTISNLLKALLQLPVHTNIRFPTGDTGMHIIRKNDEGLSVVSLNCSEHLYNM, encoded by the coding sequence TTGGAGATACTATTAATAAGGCATGGACAATCAGAAGCAGATATTCTCCAAGTTCATGAAGGGAGAGCCGACTATCCCTTAACGGAACTTGGCAGGATGCAGGCAAAAAGGTTGGCTTGCCGTTTAAACGAGCATTGTCCTCCAGATATCATATGGACAAGTACATTAAAAAGAGCCCAAGAAACGGCATCCATATTGGCCGACGAAGTGGGCTGCATGCTAATTAAGGAACCAAGTCTGATGGAATATAACAATGGCGTTTTGGCAGGCTTGCCTAGAGAAGTGGCAGCAACAAAGTATCCATTGCCGCCGGGTGGAAGAAAACCTCATGAAAGAATTCAAAACGGGGAATCTGAAATTGAATTTCGCATGAGAGTTGAAACGGCTTTATCCAAAATCTTAGCAGAAAGTTCAGCTGTTGTGCGGATTGCTATTGTTTCGCATGGGGGGACCATATCCAATTTATTAAAAGCATTATTGCAATTACCTGTTCATACAAACATTAGGTTTCCGACAGGAGATACAGGGATGCATATTATAAGGAAAAATGATGAGGGATTGTCTGTTGTTTCGTTGAATTGTTCAGAGCACTTATACAATATGTAA